A window of Aeromicrobium duanguangcaii genomic DNA:
ACCGGCGTCGACGACGCCGACGTGGCACGTGACCTCGAGGCCGAGGCCGCCGTGAACCTCAAGCGCGTCCTGCGACCGGGCACCCCCACGGCCCAGTCGCTGCAGCGGATCACGCCGTTCCTGGAGCACAAGACCGTCTGGCACCCGATCGGCGTCTGACCACCCGTCTGACCAGCCCGTTCGCCTCGATACGCTGGAGTCCATGCCGCACGTCGTGATCCTGGCCGGTCCCTCCGGTTCGGGGAAGTCCCACCTTTCCGAGCGGCTCGGGTGGACGGTGCTGCGGCTGGACGACTTCTACCATCCCGCCGACCACCCCGAGCTGCCGCTGAGCACGCTCGGCATCGCCGACTGGGACCACCCCGGCTCGTGGGACCGCGCGGCGGCCATGCGGGCCATCAACGAGCTGTGCACCATGGGCCGCACGCAGGTGCCGGTCTACGACATCTCGGTCAGTCGCGCCACGGGCACGCGCGAGGTCGTCCTGACCGGTGACCGGTTCATCGCCGAGGGCCTGTTCGCGACCGAGATCATCGACGACTGCCGCGAGGCGGGCGTGCTCGACGCGGCCATCTGCCTGACCCGGCCACGCCCGCTCGTGTTCGCCCTGCGATTGGCGCGCGACCTGCGCGAGTCGCGCAAGCCCCCGGTGACCCTGGTCCGCCGAGGCTGGCGACTCATGAAGGACCAGCCACGCGTCATCGCCGAGGCTGTCGCGGCGGGCTGCGTGCCGATGCACCCCCGGCAGGCGTACCGCGCCCTCACCTCCCGCTAAGCCAGATTTGCTCCCAAACTCACCTTTCAGAGGGTCTGAAAGGTGGAAATGGGAGCAAATCTCGGGGCTGGAGGGATCCGGTCAGTCGACCTGGGCGGCGAACCCCGGCTTGATGACGTCGTTGATGAGCGTGAGGCGCTCGTCGAAGGGCAGGAAGGCGCTCTTCATCGCGTTGACGGTGAACCAGCGCAGGTCGCCCAGGCTGTAGCCGAACGCGTCGGTCAGCAGGTTCATCTCGCGGCCGATCGAGGTGCCGCTCATGAGGCGGTTGTCGCTGTTGATCGTGACGCGGAAGCCCAGCTCGGCCAGCGGACCGATCGGGTGATCGGCGATCGACGTCATGCCGGGCACCGCGCTGGTCTGCAGGTTCGACGAGGGGCACATCTCCAGTGGGATGCGCCGGTCGCGGATGTAGGAGGCCAGCCGGCCCAGGTGCGCCGAGGGCGTCGCCGTGAAGTCGATGTCGTCGACGATCCGCACGCCGTGACCGAGCCGGTCGGCGCCGCAGCGCTGCACCGCCTGCCAGATCGACGGCAGGCCGAACGCCTCGCCGGCGTGGATCGTGAAGTGCATGTTCTCGCGGCGCAGGTACTCGAAGGCCTCGAGGTGCAGGATCGGCGGGAAGCCGTCCTCGGCGCCGGCGATGTCGAAGCCGAAGACCCCGCGATCGCGGTACTCGACGGCGACCTTGGCGATCTCGAGACCCCGCGTGGCGTGGCGCATCGCCGTGAGCAGCTGCCCCACGACCATCGTGCCGCCCTGCGCCTGCACCAGAGCGATGCCCTCGTCGATGCCGGACTGAACGGCCTCGACGGTCTCCT
This region includes:
- a CDS encoding adenosine deaminase, which gives rise to MRATTEQIAAVPKVALHEHLDGGVRPETVAEIALEIGHDLPAAPETLGAWFEEASSSGSLERYLETFQHTTAVMQRPEDLARVAREAVLDLAADGVVYAELRWAPEQHQGAGLSIEETVEAVQSGIDEGIALVQAQGGTMVVGQLLTAMRHATRGLEIAKVAVEYRDRGVFGFDIAGAEDGFPPILHLEAFEYLRRENMHFTIHAGEAFGLPSIWQAVQRCGADRLGHGVRIVDDIDFTATPSAHLGRLASYIRDRRIPLEMCPSSNLQTSAVPGMTSIADHPIGPLAELGFRVTINSDNRLMSGTSIGREMNLLTDAFGYSLGDLRWFTVNAMKSAFLPFDERLTLINDVIKPGFAAQVD
- a CDS encoding uridine kinase family protein, whose product is MPHVVILAGPSGSGKSHLSERLGWTVLRLDDFYHPADHPELPLSTLGIADWDHPGSWDRAAAMRAINELCTMGRTQVPVYDISVSRATGTREVVLTGDRFIAEGLFATEIIDDCREAGVLDAAICLTRPRPLVFALRLARDLRESRKPPVTLVRRGWRLMKDQPRVIAEAVAAGCVPMHPRQAYRALTSR